In the genome of Mucisphaera calidilacus, one region contains:
- a CDS encoding ribokinase, with amino-acid sequence MIRILNLGSLNLDRVLRVDHIVKPGETVSARTTASYAGGKGANQSVALARAGAGVFHAGRVGQDGRWLIDKLNTADIDTSHVETDPDQPTGSAFIQVDGRGENAIVVDPGANAYITRAQIDQVLNHFQQHEILLLQNEISNVGYAIEAAAERGLSVCFNPAPITPAVADYPLNKVDLLIANHHEAGEIIQKPGARDLIPRLRDKVDGRVIITMGERGVVYADRQSVMQIDAFTVEPVDTIAAGDTFIGYFIAERTRATPIRGCLEIASAAAAICVTRPGAIDAIPTREEVAAFLTSNQPRQLTDS; translated from the coding sequence ATGATCCGGATCCTCAACCTCGGCTCGCTCAACCTCGACCGCGTCCTGCGCGTCGATCACATCGTCAAGCCAGGCGAGACCGTCAGCGCACGAACCACCGCCAGCTACGCCGGGGGCAAGGGCGCCAACCAGTCCGTCGCGCTCGCCCGCGCCGGCGCCGGTGTCTTCCACGCCGGCCGTGTCGGTCAGGACGGCAGATGGCTCATCGACAAACTCAACACCGCCGACATCGACACCAGCCACGTCGAGACCGATCCCGATCAGCCGACCGGCTCGGCCTTCATCCAGGTCGATGGCAGGGGTGAAAACGCCATCGTCGTCGACCCCGGCGCCAACGCCTACATCACCCGGGCGCAGATCGATCAGGTGCTCAATCACTTTCAGCAGCACGAGATCCTCCTGCTCCAGAACGAGATCAGCAACGTCGGCTACGCCATCGAAGCCGCCGCCGAACGAGGCCTCTCCGTCTGCTTCAACCCCGCGCCAATCACACCCGCAGTCGCCGACTACCCCCTCAACAAGGTCGACCTGCTCATCGCCAACCACCACGAGGCCGGCGAGATCATCCAGAAGCCCGGCGCACGCGACCTCATCCCGCGCCTGCGCGACAAGGTCGACGGACGTGTCATCATCACCATGGGCGAACGAGGCGTCGTCTACGCCGACCGCCAGAGCGTGATGCAGATCGACGCCTTCACCGTCGAACCCGTCGACACCATCGCCGCCGGCGACACCTTCATCGGATACTTCATCGCCGAACGCACCCGTGCAACCCCCATCCGCGGCTGTCTCGAGATCGCCTCCGCCGCCGCCGCGATCTGTGTCACACGCCCCGGTGCCATTGACGCCATCCCCACACGTGAAGAGGTCGCCGCCTTCCTCACCTCCAACCAGCCGCGGCAGCTCACAGACTCATAA
- the gyrB gene encoding DNA topoisomerase (ATP-hydrolyzing) subunit B, translating to MQEPQATDAPTTQQTPNNAAEDGRHHVAAGSYSESSIKVLEGLEAVRKRPGMYIGDTTQRGLHHLVYEIVDNSIDEHMAGRCSRIEIGIGNDGSVSISDNGSGIPVGPYNHPNPQLNGKPTVEIVMTVLHAGGKFDKDSYKVSGGLHGVGASVVNALSEYLEVEVAREGTLHAMSFERGIVTEKLHAIGEKTPSGTKVTFKPDPEIFPDTGFRYETLAGRLRELTYLNPGLEIRIFDERIGQDETFLYPDGIATFVVALNEGKQPVHEPVLIRTSDEEQGLQCELAFQYNDTYNETTLTFTNNISTIEGGTHLSGFKTALTRTFNAYSKAKGFLKGDLVPSGDDLREGLCAVLSVKVPEPQFEGQTKTKLGNTEVESFVNSTLGQALASWCEEHPTEAKRICTKAVNAAQAREAARKARELTRRKGALDSGGLPGKLYDCTSKNVDESEIYLVEGDSAGGSAKGGRDHRTQAILPLKGKILNVERARLDKILGFEEIRTIIQALNCGIGTDDFDIAKLRYGRIIIMTDADVDGSHIRTLLLTFFFRQMPELIRQNRVFIAQPPLYQISKGKKSDYVIDDHALRRVLSQLAVDNAELVIFSDDRASTTNISEQPLADIIRLLQQAGEYISVLERRGITLEDIAAQRASDPEGKGRLPHIHVRVSGTHPSGITGDLFFWNEQQEDDFRNQNSLVIVSDSETGENTAPATVARKELHEVRELERVLERLAEHDLTLDDYLHKPVQTLTGAQGPTRFEVHTHKKDDTTITPVVNLRELLPTVLDAGKVGLEIKRFKGLGEMDAEQLWETTMDPSNRVLLRVTWDAASEAEKLFSVLMGEEVEPRRAYIEEHALDVKNLDV from the coding sequence ATGCAAGAGCCCCAGGCAACGGACGCCCCAACAACCCAACAAACACCGAATAATGCCGCCGAGGATGGCCGCCATCACGTCGCCGCCGGCTCCTATTCGGAATCGAGCATCAAGGTCCTTGAGGGCCTCGAGGCCGTCCGCAAACGCCCCGGCATGTACATCGGCGACACCACGCAGCGCGGCCTCCACCACCTCGTCTACGAGATCGTCGACAACTCCATCGACGAGCACATGGCCGGCCGCTGCTCACGCATCGAGATCGGCATCGGTAACGACGGCTCCGTCTCCATCTCCGACAACGGCTCGGGCATCCCCGTCGGACCCTATAACCACCCCAACCCACAGCTCAACGGCAAGCCCACCGTCGAGATCGTCATGACCGTCCTTCACGCCGGCGGCAAATTCGACAAAGACTCCTACAAGGTCTCCGGCGGGCTCCACGGCGTCGGCGCCTCCGTCGTCAACGCCCTCTCCGAATACCTCGAGGTCGAAGTCGCCCGCGAAGGAACGCTCCACGCCATGAGCTTCGAGCGCGGCATTGTCACCGAAAAACTCCACGCCATCGGCGAGAAGACCCCCTCAGGCACCAAGGTCACCTTCAAGCCCGACCCCGAGATCTTCCCCGACACCGGATTCCGATACGAAACCCTCGCCGGCCGGCTCCGCGAACTCACCTACCTCAACCCCGGGCTCGAGATCCGCATCTTCGACGAGCGCATCGGCCAGGACGAAACCTTCCTCTACCCCGACGGGATCGCCACCTTCGTCGTCGCCCTCAACGAGGGCAAACAGCCTGTTCACGAGCCCGTGCTGATCCGCACATCGGACGAAGAACAGGGCCTCCAGTGCGAACTCGCCTTCCAGTACAACGACACCTACAACGAGACCACACTCACCTTCACCAACAACATCAGCACCATCGAGGGCGGCACCCACCTCTCCGGTTTCAAGACCGCACTAACCCGCACCTTCAACGCCTATTCCAAGGCCAAGGGCTTCCTCAAGGGTGACCTTGTCCCCTCCGGCGACGACCTCCGTGAGGGGCTCTGCGCCGTGCTCTCGGTCAAAGTACCCGAGCCTCAATTCGAAGGACAGACCAAGACCAAACTCGGCAACACCGAGGTCGAGAGCTTCGTCAACTCCACGCTCGGCCAGGCGCTCGCCTCATGGTGCGAAGAACACCCCACCGAGGCCAAGCGCATCTGCACCAAGGCCGTCAACGCCGCTCAGGCACGCGAGGCCGCCCGCAAGGCCCGCGAACTCACACGCCGTAAGGGCGCCCTCGACTCGGGCGGACTCCCCGGCAAGCTCTACGACTGCACCTCCAAGAACGTCGACGAATCCGAGATTTACCTCGTCGAGGGTGACTCCGCCGGCGGTTCGGCCAAGGGCGGTCGCGACCACCGCACCCAGGCCATCCTGCCCCTCAAGGGCAAGATCCTCAACGTCGAACGCGCTCGACTCGACAAGATCCTCGGCTTCGAGGAAATCCGCACCATCATCCAGGCCCTCAACTGCGGCATCGGCACCGACGACTTCGACATCGCCAAACTCCGCTACGGCCGGATCATCATCATGACCGACGCCGACGTCGACGGCAGCCACATCCGCACCCTCCTGCTCACCTTCTTCTTCAGGCAGATGCCCGAACTTATCCGCCAGAACCGCGTCTTCATCGCCCAGCCGCCGCTCTATCAGATCAGCAAGGGCAAGAAGTCCGACTACGTCATCGACGACCACGCACTCCGACGCGTCCTCTCCCAACTCGCCGTCGACAACGCCGAACTGGTGATCTTCTCCGATGACCGCGCCTCGACCACCAACATCAGTGAACAGCCCCTCGCCGACATCATCCGCCTGCTCCAGCAGGCCGGCGAGTACATCAGCGTGCTCGAACGACGAGGGATCACCCTCGAAGACATCGCCGCACAACGCGCCAGCGACCCCGAGGGCAAGGGCCGACTCCCGCACATCCACGTACGCGTCTCCGGCACGCATCCCTCCGGCATCACCGGCGACCTCTTCTTCTGGAACGAGCAGCAGGAAGACGACTTCCGCAACCAGAACAGCCTCGTCATCGTCAGCGACAGCGAGACCGGCGAGAACACAGCCCCCGCCACCGTCGCACGCAAAGAACTCCACGAAGTCCGCGAACTCGAACGCGTCCTCGAACGACTCGCAGAGCACGACCTCACACTCGACGACTACCTCCACAAGCCCGTCCAGACACTCACCGGCGCTCAGGGCCCCACACGCTTTGAAGTGCACACCCACAAGAAAGACGACACCACCATCACGCCCGTCGTCAACCTCCGCGAACTCCTGCCCACCGTGCTCGACGCCGGCAAGGTCGGCCTTGAAATCAAACGCTTCAAGGGCCTGGGCGAGATGGACGCCGAGCAGCTCTGGGAAACCACCATGGACCCGAGCAACCGCGTGCTCCTCCGCGTCACCTGGGACGCCGCCTCCGAGGCGGAGAAGCTCTTCTCCGTCCTCATGGGCGAAGAGGTCGAGCCGCGACGCGCCTACATCGAGGAACACGCCCTCGACGTCAAGAACCTCGACGTCTGA
- a CDS encoding tetratricopeptide repeat protein codes for MRRQAAQHTTYRGIARVMALILIFLGGLTLPAEADDHPLPPGLKAREVNPLRGEDLEKALTPLEQVLASIEDPGFLNPDQHADARDPSRSAQRAYVAGREAFLDGRSFDAIPRLITATRLAPREPAFNELLAKVYAATGSSVAAQRYARQAIASEPDRRSALLLLLRLSADTNDHQQTLAVARRIEQLLDASDSPDPAARIIRSRVLGQSLIKQEYLAAAIEALDLYLNPPDLPGRNGADTNIARTLLAQSVPTRIAIGNMHLKLDQPAAAREAYERALGENTRIHNLENRLLPNLILADLRLEDPRTARDRLIDRLNQHPDDEQLIKLAGYLFSAGAGDDLLLDRLRKAYERSGQSDTMAIALAEALPDDEARRLLMEHIAAHPNARTVIAYTITQVLLAQGMDKADSNDIDRALELTIDLVDRTSDLREPLAWVPEAQRERLVITDRLATLTTRNTRQQAIAHHLRGLLLAPMPGRLPEADTAWQAAIETDPTYAPARATRAGILITRGELDEAERLLADVDPLTTPGLAARAAQIRMARQQYASALNLLDRAEESGLADTELDLIRGQILIRTDRVEEAETLLLRALEQEPESEQLYRALFTLYEKQRQTDAKTANTKWINLMRQILKAMPTSVTARIKLAQWHATRRQSERAEIILEDLLIQHPDNHLVFRAMLDLLAQQKKLEQGNERIDLRLAGAPDDTQTLKEALRFYQRTGQQDRYAATAEQILVLSPPSAQRTMELSRLYIQTDQQDKLDGLVADAIEFIEPHRPYGLAMHILIGTDRLDDAEQTARRAASLFPDHADAIHYQHYLILWTNGHEEPSMAALERTLQANPDHAPAANSLGYALVLRHEQIDRAIDLIERAVQQDPNNGSYLDSLGWAYYKAGRFGLATAWLGRAVAQPDGEYPLLHEHLGDALYRANRADQARRAWQTALDNFRAGSWSGDPELDNIEQRLTDKIEAVDRGETPEVAPIAEQHSDPALPAPTP; via the coding sequence ATGAGACGCCAAGCCGCACAACACACGACGTACCGCGGCATCGCCCGCGTCATGGCCCTCATCCTCATCTTCCTCGGGGGACTGACCCTCCCCGCGGAGGCCGATGACCACCCGCTCCCACCCGGGCTCAAAGCCCGTGAGGTCAACCCGCTCCGTGGCGAGGACCTTGAGAAAGCCCTCACGCCCCTCGAGCAGGTCCTCGCGTCCATCGAAGACCCCGGCTTTCTCAATCCCGACCAGCATGCCGACGCCCGCGACCCGTCGCGATCAGCCCAGCGAGCCTATGTCGCCGGCCGCGAGGCCTTCCTCGACGGCCGAAGCTTCGACGCCATCCCACGACTGATAACCGCGACCCGTCTCGCGCCACGTGAACCCGCCTTCAACGAACTACTCGCCAAGGTCTACGCCGCTACCGGCAGCTCCGTCGCCGCCCAGCGATACGCCCGACAGGCCATCGCCAGCGAGCCCGACCGACGCTCCGCCCTGCTGCTCCTGCTGCGACTGAGCGCCGACACCAACGATCACCAGCAGACACTCGCGGTGGCTCGACGCATCGAACAACTCCTCGACGCCAGCGACAGCCCCGACCCCGCAGCCCGGATCATCCGCTCGCGTGTCCTGGGGCAGAGCCTGATCAAACAGGAATACCTCGCCGCCGCGATCGAGGCGCTCGACCTATATCTCAACCCGCCCGACCTGCCCGGACGCAACGGTGCGGACACCAACATCGCGCGCACCCTGCTGGCCCAGAGCGTCCCCACACGCATCGCCATCGGGAACATGCACCTAAAACTCGATCAGCCCGCAGCGGCACGCGAGGCCTACGAGCGCGCCCTCGGCGAAAACACCCGCATCCACAACCTCGAGAACCGACTGCTGCCCAACCTGATCCTCGCCGACCTCCGGCTCGAGGACCCACGCACCGCCCGTGACCGCCTGATCGATCGACTGAATCAGCATCCCGACGACGAGCAACTCATCAAGCTCGCGGGCTACCTCTTTAGCGCCGGCGCGGGCGATGATCTGCTGCTCGATCGACTCCGCAAGGCGTACGAGCGCAGCGGACAGTCCGACACCATGGCCATCGCACTCGCCGAGGCACTGCCCGACGATGAAGCCCGTCGGCTGCTGATGGAGCACATCGCCGCTCATCCCAATGCACGCACCGTCATCGCCTACACCATCACTCAGGTCCTGCTCGCGCAGGGCATGGACAAGGCCGACAGCAACGACATCGACCGTGCACTGGAGCTCACGATCGACCTCGTCGACCGCACCAGCGACCTGCGCGAACCCCTCGCATGGGTGCCGGAAGCCCAGCGCGAACGCCTCGTCATCACCGATCGACTCGCAACACTGACCACGCGCAACACACGTCAGCAGGCCATCGCTCACCACCTGCGCGGCCTGCTGCTCGCACCCATGCCCGGGCGCCTGCCCGAAGCCGACACCGCCTGGCAGGCCGCCATCGAGACCGATCCGACCTACGCCCCGGCAAGAGCTACCCGCGCCGGCATTCTCATCACACGCGGGGAACTCGACGAGGCAGAGCGCCTGCTCGCCGACGTCGATCCGCTCACCACACCCGGCCTCGCCGCCAGAGCCGCTCAGATCCGCATGGCCAGACAGCAGTACGCCAGCGCCCTGAACCTCCTCGACCGGGCCGAAGAATCCGGACTCGCCGACACCGAACTCGACCTCATACGCGGGCAGATCCTCATACGCACCGACCGCGTCGAAGAAGCCGAGACACTCCTGCTCCGGGCTCTCGAGCAGGAACCCGAGTCCGAGCAACTCTACCGCGCCCTGTTCACCCTCTACGAGAAGCAGAGACAGACCGACGCCAAGACCGCCAATACCAAGTGGATCAACCTGATGCGTCAGATCCTCAAGGCGATGCCGACCTCCGTCACCGCCCGCATCAAACTCGCCCAGTGGCACGCGACCCGGCGGCAGAGCGAGCGTGCCGAGATTATCCTCGAAGACCTCCTCATCCAGCACCCCGACAATCATCTGGTCTTTCGCGCCATGCTCGACCTGCTCGCCCAGCAGAAAAAACTCGAGCAGGGCAACGAGCGTATCGACCTCCGACTCGCCGGTGCCCCCGACGACACCCAGACCCTCAAGGAGGCTCTCCGCTTCTACCAGCGCACGGGCCAGCAGGATCGCTACGCCGCCACGGCCGAACAGATCCTCGTGCTCTCGCCACCCTCGGCACAGCGGACCATGGAGCTCTCACGCCTCTACATTCAGACCGACCAGCAGGACAAACTCGACGGACTCGTCGCCGACGCCATCGAGTTCATCGAGCCGCACCGACCCTACGGCCTGGCCATGCACATCCTGATCGGCACCGACCGACTCGACGACGCGGAGCAGACCGCTCGCCGCGCTGCATCGCTCTTCCCCGACCACGCCGACGCGATCCACTACCAGCACTACCTCATCCTCTGGACCAACGGCCACGAAGAACCATCGATGGCCGCGCTCGAACGCACGCTTCAGGCCAACCCCGACCACGCGCCCGCCGCAAACTCGCTCGGCTACGCGCTCGTGCTCCGTCACGAGCAGATCGACCGAGCCATCGACCTCATCGAACGCGCCGTTCAGCAAGATCCCAACAACGGCTCCTACCTCGACTCCCTCGGATGGGCCTACTACAAGGCCGGTCGCTTCGGACTCGCGACCGCATGGCTCGGCCGAGCCGTCGCTCAACCCGACGGCGAATACCCGCTGCTCCACGAGCACCTCGGCGACGCGCTCTACCGCGCCAACCGGGCCGATCAGGCGCGCAGGGCATGGCAAACCGCCCTCGACAACTTCCGCGCCGGATCGTGGTCAGGTGATCCCGAGCTCGACAACATCGAACAACGCCTCACCGACAAGATCGAGGCGGTGGATCGTGGCGAAACACCCGAAGTCGCCCCCATCGCCGAGCAGCACTCCGACCCAGCTCTGCCCGCTCCCACCCCCTGA
- the hisG gene encoding ATP phosphoribosyltransferase — translation MTEQEPLLKIGLPKGSLQNSTLDLFERAGYRVNVRDRSYFPTINDPELSSVLFRAQEMSRYVEDGVVDIGITGHDWVIENQSDVHEVCELVYSKATSKPVRWVLAVPEESDYHKPEDLAGGIVATELLQSTRRYFQEKNIPIKKVEFSWGATEVKARLVDAIVDVTETGSSLRANKLRVIDTLMTSTTRLIANKEAWTDEAKRRKIEDLALLLEGAINARGQVGLKLNARRVDLDTILGIMPAAQSPTVNELADRDWVAIEVIVDVTVERDLVPKLKRAGATAIFSYPLNKVIA, via the coding sequence ATGACCGAACAAGAACCCCTGCTGAAGATCGGCCTGCCCAAGGGAAGCCTCCAGAACTCAACCCTCGACCTCTTCGAGCGCGCCGGATACCGCGTGAATGTGCGCGATCGATCCTACTTCCCGACCATCAACGACCCCGAACTCTCCTCGGTGCTCTTCCGAGCTCAGGAGATGAGCCGGTACGTCGAGGACGGCGTCGTGGACATCGGCATCACCGGACACGACTGGGTCATCGAGAACCAATCCGACGTGCACGAGGTCTGCGAGCTGGTCTACTCCAAGGCCACCAGCAAGCCCGTGCGTTGGGTCCTCGCCGTCCCCGAGGAATCCGATTACCACAAGCCTGAGGACCTCGCGGGCGGCATCGTCGCCACCGAGTTGCTCCAGTCCACCCGACGCTACTTCCAGGAAAAGAACATCCCCATCAAGAAGGTGGAGTTCAGCTGGGGTGCGACCGAGGTCAAGGCACGCCTGGTCGACGCCATCGTCGACGTCACCGAGACCGGCTCGTCCCTGCGTGCCAACAAGCTGCGCGTTATCGACACCCTCATGACCTCCACCACCCGCCTCATCGCCAACAAGGAGGCCTGGACCGACGAGGCCAAGCGACGAAAGATCGAAGACCTCGCCCTCCTGCTCGAGGGCGCCATCAACGCTCGCGGCCAGGTCGGCCTCAAGCTCAACGCCCGTCGTGTCGACCTCGATACCATCCTTGGCATCATGCCCGCAGCCCAGTCACCGACCGTCAACGAACTGGCCGATCGAGACTGGGTCGCCATCGAGGTGATCGTCGACGTCACCGTCGAACGCGATCTGGTGCCTAAACTCAAGCGAGCGGGCGCGACCGCCATCTTCAGCTACCCCTTGAATAAAGTGATCGCCTGA
- the rbfA gene encoding 30S ribosome-binding factor RbfA has product MSHRIEQIASMLRRAISEVIQREISDPRVTGLTSITRIDVTPDLAEAFVYVSVLPEEHATRSVAGLNHASRHIHDGVIRRVSLRHVPKLRFRLDQSLKKQAEVLDAIRVANERTGPENGPDDNPDP; this is encoded by the coding sequence ATGAGCCACCGCATCGAACAGATCGCCTCCATGCTCCGCCGAGCCATCTCGGAGGTGATCCAGCGCGAGATCTCAGACCCGCGTGTGACCGGGCTGACCAGCATCACACGCATCGACGTCACGCCCGACCTCGCCGAGGCTTTCGTCTACGTCTCCGTCCTGCCCGAAGAGCACGCCACGCGATCTGTCGCCGGTCTCAACCACGCCAGCAGACACATCCATGACGGCGTCATCCGACGCGTCAGCCTGCGGCACGTCCCCAAGCTACGCTTCCGACTCGACCAGAGCCTCAAGAAACAGGCCGAGGTCCTCGACGCCATCCGCGTCGCCAACGAACGCACGGGCCCCGAGAACGGGCCCGACGACAACCCCGATCCATGA
- a CDS encoding DUF503 domain-containing protein, which yields MVVGILQLELFIEGATSLKDKRRVVRSLKDRLHNEHRVSVAEVDRLDEHTVAILGVALVSSSVPVAQRVLDKMLDWIRLGRDYTLRDHKLEILSGQ from the coding sequence ATGGTCGTGGGCATCCTCCAACTCGAACTGTTCATCGAGGGCGCGACCTCCCTCAAGGATAAACGCCGCGTCGTCCGAAGCCTCAAGGACCGGCTGCACAACGAGCACCGCGTCAGCGTCGCCGAGGTCGACCGACTCGACGAACACACCGTCGCCATCCTCGGCGTCGCCCTCGTCAGCTCCAGCGTACCCGTCGCCCAACGCGTCCTCGACAAGATGCTCGACTGGATCAGGCTGGGAAGAGACTACACCCTCCGCGACCACAAACTCGAGATCCTCAGCGGACAGTAA
- the infB gene encoding translation initiation factor IF-2: MAKALRVFELAKELGVKSKVIVERCTEEGVPNITNHMSTVKVGLAVTIREWFANADSGEEEAAQSDSEGGVATATQTVAKPARAKAVKRKATARKAKPKAKETEEPATDESAPTTQAAAPVEAQAPAAQDDSATQQAEDTSAQTTPPEARPAEIAPTEQAQPAADEAKPGEETEPQAPTPQEQPAVAAETTEPTEPAKADDTQTIDPVKPVGVQNVPERPKTVMPVGKQLEKPKQATLKGPKVVRVERPDPVSPRPTRRAPGGGGGPRGGGGGQGGGGPQPPMQDDPGFTRSRGPARGRGAGGGPGAGGGDGRGGGRGGQGGRRGTNARRSRSNDNLLTGPSQLSKADMEDLDAKLKGASGYLKQRRRLASQKGGGGAQAMSPVVTGGKVEIEEPITIKSLSAATGIKSNDAIKYLFKKGVMATINSSLDSEMAMEIAMEYEIELDVKEKKSAEEVLQKVFADRERTDVRSRPPVVTVLGHVDHGKTSLLDRIRAADVAAHEAGGITQHIGAYRVTIDGSDNEKKTVVFLDTPGHEAFTAMRARGAQMTDMIVLVCAADDGVMPQTVESINHAKAAGVPIIVALNKIDRPEATDDKVQEIYGQLAANGLNPTAWGGETEVVKTSAITGEGVNDLLELLDLQAEVLELTADFGGNAVGTVVEGEMQPGRGAVARILVQEGQIKVGSFAVAGRAFGRVRDMTDDRGSAVREAGPATPLEISGLDELPDAGDRFYVTGTLKQAEDVAKQTRDRERETQLASKTKVTLDNFADTLKAGQVNLLRVVLKADVQGSLDVLRESLEKLGNDEVAVRVIHAAVGGITESDVLLADASEAVVVGFQVASTGPVREIAEARTIDIRTYRVIYDLIDDIKAGLEGMLAPERREEQTGEAHVQEVFKISKLGLVAGCMVTEGSIERESKVRVVRDGVVVTDERKLNSLRRVKEDVKEVRVGTECGIRIEGYDDVKSGDRIICYKVTEIARKLS; this comes from the coding sequence TTGGCTAAAGCACTGCGCGTCTTCGAGCTGGCTAAAGAGCTTGGCGTGAAGAGTAAGGTGATTGTCGAGCGCTGCACCGAAGAGGGCGTGCCCAACATCACCAACCACATGTCGACCGTCAAGGTCGGCCTCGCGGTCACCATCCGCGAGTGGTTCGCCAACGCCGACAGCGGCGAGGAAGAGGCTGCGCAAAGCGACAGCGAGGGTGGTGTCGCGACAGCAACCCAGACCGTCGCCAAGCCTGCCCGCGCCAAGGCCGTCAAACGCAAGGCAACCGCACGCAAGGCCAAGCCCAAAGCCAAAGAAACCGAAGAACCTGCGACCGATGAGTCGGCACCTACCACGCAGGCCGCGGCACCCGTTGAGGCCCAGGCCCCCGCCGCTCAGGACGATTCCGCCACCCAGCAGGCCGAAGACACCTCAGCACAGACCACACCGCCTGAGGCACGGCCGGCCGAGATCGCACCCACCGAACAGGCACAACCCGCTGCGGACGAAGCAAAGCCCGGCGAAGAGACTGAGCCCCAGGCCCCGACGCCACAAGAGCAACCCGCCGTCGCTGCAGAAACAACGGAACCGACAGAGCCGGCCAAGGCCGATGACACGCAGACAATCGATCCGGTCAAGCCCGTTGGCGTGCAGAACGTCCCCGAGCGTCCCAAGACGGTGATGCCCGTCGGCAAGCAGCTCGAGAAGCCCAAGCAGGCAACACTCAAGGGACCGAAGGTCGTCCGCGTCGAGCGCCCCGACCCCGTCAGCCCTCGCCCCACACGCCGAGCACCCGGCGGAGGTGGCGGACCACGAGGCGGCGGAGGCGGTCAGGGTGGCGGCGGCCCTCAGCCCCCGATGCAGGACGACCCGGGATTCACACGCTCACGCGGCCCCGCTCGCGGACGCGGTGCTGGCGGCGGCCCCGGCGCGGGTGGCGGTGACGGACGCGGGGGCGGGCGTGGCGGTCAGGGCGGACGTCGCGGAACCAACGCGCGACGATCACGATCCAATGACAATCTCCTCACCGGTCCGAGCCAGCTGAGCAAGGCCGACATGGAGGACCTCGACGCCAAGCTCAAGGGAGCCTCCGGCTATCTCAAGCAGCGTCGACGCCTGGCCAGCCAGAAAGGCGGAGGCGGCGCCCAGGCCATGAGCCCCGTGGTGACCGGCGGCAAGGTCGAGATCGAAGAGCCGATCACCATCAAGAGCCTCTCCGCCGCCACCGGCATCAAGAGCAACGACGCCATCAAGTACCTCTTCAAGAAGGGCGTGATGGCCACCATCAACTCCTCACTCGACTCCGAGATGGCCATGGAAATCGCCATGGAGTACGAGATCGAGCTCGATGTCAAGGAGAAGAAGAGCGCCGAGGAAGTCCTCCAGAAGGTCTTCGCCGACCGCGAACGCACCGACGTCCGTTCGCGCCCGCCGGTCGTTACCGTGCTCGGACACGTCGACCATGGCAAGACCTCCCTCCTCGACCGCATCCGAGCCGCCGACGTCGCCGCGCACGAAGCGGGCGGCATCACCCAGCACATCGGTGCCTACCGCGTCACCATCGACGGCAGCGACAACGAGAAGAAAACCGTGGTCTTCCTCGACACGCCCGGCCACGAAGCCTTCACCGCCATGCGTGCCCGCGGCGCCCAGATGACCGACATGATCGTGCTCGTCTGCGCCGCCGACGACGGCGTCATGCCTCAGACCGTCGAGTCGATCAACCACGCCAAGGCCGCCGGCGTCCCGATCATCGTCGCGCTCAACAAGATCGACCGCCCCGAGGCCACCGACGACAAGGTGCAGGAGATCTACGGCCAACTCGCGGCCAACGGCCTCAACCCCACCGCATGGGGCGGCGAGACCGAAGTCGTGAAGACCTCAGCCATCACCGGCGAGGGCGTCAACGACCTCCTCGAGCTGCTCGACCTCCAGGCCGAGGTGCTCGAACTCACCGCCGATTTCGGCGGCAACGCCGTCGGCACCGTGGTCGAGGGTGAGATGCAGCCCGGACGTGGCGCCGTCGCCCGCATCCTGGTGCAGGAAGGCCAGATCAAGGTCGGAAGCTTCGCCGTTGCCGGCCGCGCCTTCGGCCGTGTGCGCGACATGACCGATGACCGCGGCAGCGCCGTTCGTGAAGCCGGACCCGCCACCCCGCTCGAGATCTCCGGTCTCGACGAACTGCCCGACGCGGGCGACCGCTTCTATGTCACCGGCACCCTCAAGCAGGCCGAGGACGTTGCCAAGCAGACACGCGACCGCGAACGCGAAACACAACTCGCCTCCAAGACCAAGGTCACCCTCGACAACTTCGCCGACACACTCAAGGCAGGGCAGGTCAACCTGCTCCGCGTCGTGCTCAAGGCCGACGTCCAGGGCTCACTCGACGTGCTCCGCGAAAGCCTTGAGAAACTCGGCAACGACGAGGTCGCCGTCCGCGTCATCCACGCCGCCGTCGGCGGGATCACCGAGTCCGACGTCCTCCTGGCCGACGCCTCCGAGGCCGTTGTCGTCGGTTTTCAGGTTGCGTCCACCGGACCCGTCCGTGAGATCGCCGAGGCTCGCACCATCGACATCAGGACCTACCGCGTCATCTACGACCTCATCGACGACATCAAGGCCGGCCTCGAGGGCATGCTCGCCCCCGAGCGCCGCGAAGAACAGACCGGCGAGGCCCACGTCCAGGAGGTCTTCAAGATCTCCAAGCTCGGGCTGGTCGCCGGATGCATGGTCACCGAGGGGTCCATCGAGCGCGAGAGCAAGGTCCGCGTCGTCCGCGACGGCGTGGTCGTCACAGACGAACGAAAACTCAACAGCCTCCGCCGCGTGAAGGAGGACGTGAAGGAAGTCCGGGTCGGCACCGAGTGCGGTATCCGCATCGAGGGCTACGACGACGTCAAGTCCGGCGACCGGATCATCTGCTACAAGGTCACCGAGATCGCCAGGAAACTCAGCTAA